From the genome of Aerococcus sanguinicola:
ACGGACGCCGTGGCGTTTGTTTTCCCAGTAAACCGTGTAAATTGTTTGTGTCATTTCTGGTCTTCCTTTCTTTGCGAGGCCGTGGCCTCAGTTTCATCTAAGTGGAGTAAAGCGAGGAGGCTGGCCTTGTCCACTTCCTGGTAGTCTCCCCGGTCCAGATTAGGGTCTAAGCGCAAGCCGCCCATGCGGAGTCGCTTGAGATAGGTCACTTCCTTACCGACCGCTTGGAACATCCGCTTGACCTGGTGGAACTTCCCTTCGTGGAGGATGAGACGAATCTGGCTCCTCCCAGAATCCAGGTCGACCTGGTCAATAAAGAGTTCCGCGGGCAGGCAAGTTTCTCCTTGGTCGATGGCCAAACCGGAAGCAAAAGCCTCCTGGTCGTCAGCAGTCACGATACCTGCAATTTCCGCATAGTATTCCTTGTCCACCTTCTTGCGTGGGGACAGGAGGTCATGGCTGAGCTGGCCATCATTCGTGATCAAAAGCAGGCCTTCCGTGTCCTTATCCAAGCGCCCCACAGGAAAGGGATCGTAGATTTGGACCAGGTCTTGGGGCAGAAGATCGGTAACAATGGCTGTCTGCCCGTCCTTAGTCGTGGACAAATAACCGCCTGGCTTGTGCAAGATAAAATAAATGAAGGGTTGGTAGCGGACGCTCTCCCCATCCAAGCTGACCTGGTCCCGGTCTGGATCCAAATGTTGGTCAACTTTTTTAAGCGTCTGACCGTTCACTTGGACGCGCCCTTTTTTGATGGCTTGCTTGGCCTCCTTGCGGCTCAAGAGCGTGTAATTAGCAATTAATTTATCTAAGCGCATAGCTGGCCTCCTCCACTTTTTTGATCTTATTCTATTTTAACATAAGTCTAAATAAAAAGCCTGG
Proteins encoded in this window:
- a CDS encoding pseudouridine synthase; this encodes MRLDKLIANYTLLSRKEAKQAIKKGRVQVNGQTLKKVDQHLDPDRDQVSLDGESVRYQPFIYFILHKPGGYLSTTKDGQTAIVTDLLPQDLVQIYDPFPVGRLDKDTEGLLLITNDGQLSHDLLSPRKKVDKEYYAEIAGIVTADDQEAFASGLAIDQGETCLPAELFIDQVDLDSGRSQIRLILHEGKFHQVKRMFQAVGKEVTYLKRLRMGGLRLDPNLDRGDYQEVDKASLLALLHLDETEATASQRKEDQK